CCCGACCGTGCCGCGGGCGGTCGCCGTGAACCATCCGGAAGATCACGGCCGTGCGGTCCGGTGAGACAGGTGTACGAAGGGGCCCGCGCGGAGCGGCCGGGAGGGGGCACGGTGCACGGAACCACGGCCGTGGCGCCCTGCCGGTCCCCGCGTTCCCGGTCCGCGCGGACGGACGGCGGCAGCCGCGCCGTGCGGCGCCGGCCCCGTGTCCCCGCGGGCACCGGGCCCCGGTGGTGCCCCCGTACCCGGCGCCGGGTGAGAGCACGCGGCGCGTCGGCCGAAGACGAACAGAAGACGAGGTCCCCCGATGTCGACCCCGCCGGCTCCCGGTGTGTCCGCTTCCACCATGCCCTTCCCGGCGCCCCGGGGCGGTTGCCCCTTCGCGCCACCGCCCCTGTACGAGGCGGCGCGTGAGGAGGAGCCCCTCACCCGGGTGACCCTCTTCGACGGGAGCGAGGCGTGGCTGGCCACCCGGCACTCCGCCGTCCGGCTGGTCCTGTCCGACCCCCGGTTCAGCGCGGACATCCACACCCCGGGCTTCCCGCTGACCAGCCCCCGCCAGCGGTTCATGGCGCAGGGCGAGCCCTCGTTCGTGCGGATGGACGCCCCGGAGCACACCCGGCAGCGGAGAATGCTGACGAGCTGGTTCACGGCCCGCCGGGTCCGGGCCATGCGCCCGGCGGTGCAGGCCCTCGTCGACGAGCGCATCGACCGGATCGAACCGCGCGGACAGGCGGATCTGTTCAGCGAGTTCGCCCTGCCGGTGCCGTCGCTGGTGATCTGCGACATCCTCGGCGTCCCCTACGAGGACCACGAGTTCTTCGAGGGGACCAGCCGGGCGATGGCGCAGTGGAACACCACACCGGAGGAGAGCTCGCGGTGCTGGAACGCCCTGCACACGTATCTGAGCGAGCTGGCGGCGGCCAAGCGGGAATGCCCCGACGAACGTCTCGTCAGCCATCTCGCGGCCCGGGACGATCTGACACTCGCCCAGGTGGCCTCGATGTGCCGGCTGCTGCTCGTCGCCGGTCACGACACCACGGCGTCGGCGATCGGCCTGTCGGTGGCGGCGCTGCTGGCGAACCCGGAGTGGGCCGCCGCCCTCCGGGACTCCCCCGGGCACTCCCCCGAGGCCGTCGACGAGCTGCTGCGGCTGGTGTCCCCGCTGGGGCACCACGGCATCGGCCGGGCGGCCCTGGCGGATGTCGAGGTCGACGGCCGGACCGTCCGCGCCGGGGAGGGGGTCCTCGTGATCCCGCCCACCGCCAACCGCGACGGCCGGGCCTTCGACCGCGTGGACGCGTTCCTCGTCGCCGGTGAACGGGATCAGAGCACCCACCATCTCTCCTTCGGCCACGGCCCGCATCTGTGCCTCGGGGCGCCGCTGGCCCGGCTCGAAATGGAGATCGCCCTGGAAACCCTCTTCCGCAGGCTGCCGGGCCTGCGGCTCGCACGGCCGCTGGAGGAGCTTCCGTTCCGGGGCCCGGGGGCCATACACGGTCTCGACGCGCTGCCGGTGCGCTGGTGACACGGGCCGGAGCGCGGGTGTCCGGACCGGGCACCGGCGGCGGCCCCCGGAGGTCCGGCGGGACGCCGCTGCTCCGGTGGCGGCTCCGGCCGCCCGCCGGGCCCCGGCCGAAGGAGCCGTACGCCGACGGGGAGCCCCCGCTGCCGTATCCGGCGGGCTGGTTCCTGCTCGTCCCGTCGCACGATGTCCGACCCGGTGCCGTGGTGACGCGGCGCCTGATGGACGAGGACGTCGTGGTCTACCGCACCCGTGGCGGGCGGGCGCGGGTGATCCGGCCGCACTGCCCCCATCTGGGGGCGCACCTCGGCTGCGGGGGCCGGGTGGACGGGGAGAGCATCGTCTGCCCCTTCCACCACTTCGCCTTCGGCGGGGACGGCGCCGTCACCCGCACCGGCCCCGGCTACGCCCCGGGGGCCGTCCGGGACCGGCTCGCCGTGCTGCCCTGCCACGAGGTCAACGGCGGGATCTTCACCTGGGCGGGCGGCGCCCCCGGGCAGCCGCCCGGCTGGCGGTTACCGGAGCTGCTGGACCCCTCGGGCCCGCCGCTGCGGTTCGCCCGCACCGAGGTGCTGAGCCATCCGCAGGAACTCTGTGAGAACGTGGCGGACCTGGGGCATCTGCGTGCCCTGCACGGTTTCTCGGACGCCGTGCCGAAGGGCGGTCCGGTCATCGACGGGCACCGCTTCCGCGCCACGGTGGAACTCACCCGGACCTTCCCGCCGTTCGGACGGCTCCGGGCGGATCTGACCTTCCACCTCTACGGTCTGTCCCTGCTGCACGCCACGCTCCGGGACGCGCGCAGCGGGCTGGTGTTCGATGTGCTCGCCGCCAGTCGGCCCGTCGCGCCCTGGCGGGTGGAGCTGCTGATCGGTACCCGCGTGGCCGTCGACGGCGGTCACCGGGTGTGGTCCCGGCTTCCCCCGCCGCTGCTCCGGCCCCTGACGGGGGCGGCGGGCTGGGTGAATCTGCTCACGGTGGTCAGGGACATGAGCCGGGACCTGCCGGTCTGGGACGCGAAGCGGTATGTCAGCCCGCCCCGGCTGGTCCGGGGCGACGGCCCGGTGGGGGTGTTCCGCGCCTGGGCCCGGCAGTTCTACCCGGACCCTCCGGCGGACGGCGGCACTCCGGCCGGGTGACGGGCGTGCCCGGCGCCGGTGTCCTCCGGCGGCACCGGGGGCGGGCACGGCGGGACAGGGGTCGGGCCACGGGTTGTTCCCGGCCCGGCGGCCGGGCCGTTCCAGGATGTCCGCCTCCGGGGTGCGGGCCACGGGATCGGCGGAGACAGCGTGGCTGAGGGGTCCGGCGGCGTCCGTGGCGTTGCTGGGGGCCCGCAGGGCGGTCTGCACGGCCTGCGCGGGCGCCGCCCCGGGGCTCGGCACAGCGAGGTCCCGCCGCCCCGGGCGGGACGGTGTGCGGATCGGTCGGCGTTCCCGTCGTACCGGCCGGGACAGCGCCGGTGGACGGCCCCGCGCCCTGGTCGGCGGTGCCGCGGCAGCCGGGGTCGCACCGCGGACCGGCCCGTGCGCCGGGCGGTCCGCCGTCCCTTCGCCCGGCGGTCCCGGTCATGGCGCCGGTGCGGTCGGCGTGCCGCCGGGACCGGTCGTGGAGACCCCGGTACGGATTCGCCCGGCTGCCGGGGAACGGGACAGGTCGCCCGCAGGCCCGCCGCGCGCGGCTGTCCGCCCGAGGCCGGACCCGGTGTCCGGGGCGTCCGCTCCCCTCGGGTGCCGAGCGCCGGGGAGGCGGCCGGGCCGCTCCGCACCGGGCGCGCCACCGTCCCCGCCGAACGGCTCCGGGTCGCCCCGGGGCCGCCGCCGGGCCGGGGCCCGTACCTCCCGGGAGACCCCGTGGCAGCCGCCCGCACCGTACGCGGTGAGCCGTCCGGGCCCGGACGGGACCGTGGCGGACACCACGGCCGGGGCGGCCCACGGTCCGTCAGGCGCCGGACGCCCGGGCCAGGGCCACCGTCCGGGCCAGCTCCGCCAGTGTTCCGGCCTCGAAGATCGCCCGCATCGGCACGGTCACGTCGAACGCCCTGCGGATCTGCCGCGCGAGCAGGGTGGCCAGGACCGAGTGACCGCCGATGTCGAAGAAGTTGTCCCCGGGGCGCACGCCGTCCGCGCCGACGATCCGGGCGACGAGGGCGCACAGCTCGGCCTCGACCGCCGTCCCGGGGCCCGTCGGCTCCCCGGGGGGAACGGGGCGGGCGGGGCCCCCGGGGCGGACGGTGGGCAGGGCGGCCCGGTCGATCTTGCCGTTCGGCGTGGTGGGGAAGTGGTCGAGAACGGTCACCCGGGACGGGACCATGTGGCCGGGGAGCGTACGGGCCGCATGGCGGCGCAGCTCCGCGGCGGCGGCCCCGGAATCGACCGCCGTCCCGCCCGGGGGGCGCGCCCCCTCGCGGAGGGTCACATACGCCACGACCCGGGCCGTCGCGAGGTCGCCCTCGACCAGCGCGCACGCGAGACCGACCGAGGGATGGGCGGTCAGCCGGGCCTCGACCTCGTCCAGTTCGACACGGAAGCCGCGCACCTTCACCTGGTGGTCGGCGCGGCCGGTGAAGAACAGCTCCCCGTCGGCGCGCCGCCGCCCCCGGTCGCCGGAGCGGTACATCCGGCTGCCCGGCGGCCCGGCGGGGTCGGCCACGAAGCGGGTCGCGGTCTCCGCCGCCCGGTTCAGATAGCCGCGGGCCAGGCCGGGTCCGCTGAGATACAGCTCGCCCTCGGCGCCGGGGTCCACCGGCCGGAGCCGGGAGTCGAGCACCTGGACCGAGCTGCCCGGCAGCGGGCGGCCGACGCCGATCTCCTCGTCCCCGGTGACCTGCCCCACGGAGATGCCGACGGTCACCTCGGTGGGGCCGTACCCGTTGAACAGGCGCCGCCCGGCGGACCAGGCGCGGGCGAGGGCCGGGGAGAGGGCGTCCCCGGTGGAGACCACGGCCCCGCCGGTCAGGACCCCGTCCGGCTCGGTGACGCTCAGCGCCACCGGGGGGAGGGTCGCGTGGGTGACGCGGTGCCGGGCCAGGGTGTCCCGGAGCGGCTGCCCGGGGAGCAGGTCGGCGGCGGGTGCAAGCACCAGGGTGGCGCCGGAGAACAGGGCCAGGGAGAGATCCCAGAAGGAGGCGTCGAATCCGGTCGCGGCCCATTGGAGCACCCGGTCGCCCGGCCCGGGGGCGAGGTGCCGGTGCTGGCCCTCGACCAGCGCGGACACCCCGGCGTGGGAGACGGCGACGCCTTTGGGACGGCCGGTGGAGCCGGAGGTGTAGACGAGGTACATGAGGTGGGCGGGCAGCAGGGGGGCGCGGCGTTCGGCGTCGGTGAGGTCGTCGCCGGAGCGGGCCGCGCACTCCGCGCGGAACACCGGATCATCGATGACCACATCGAGCACATCGACCGCATGGGCCGCGTCGGCGCCATCGGCGCCGCCGTCGACTCCGGCGGCCGGTGCGGGGAGCGCGAGCTCCGCCGTGCGCAGATGCAGCAGCGGCCGGGCGTCGGCCACCATGGCCGAGAGCCGTTCCGCCGGGTAGTCGGGGTCGAGCGCGAGATAGGCGCCGCCCGCCTTGAGGACGGCCAGCAGGACGGTGGGCAGCTCGATCGACCGGGGGACCGAGACCGCGACGGTCATGTCCGGTCCGACCCCCCGGTCGACCAGGCACCGGGCGAGCCGGTTCGCCGCCGTGTTCAGCTCCGCGTAACTGACGGCGGCGGTCCGGAAGACGACGGCGGTCTCGTCCCCGGCCCAGCCCGCGACCGCCTCGAAGAGCTGGGGCACCGTGGGCACGGTCCGCTCGGTCTCCTCCATCGCCCTGCCTTCCTTCGTCGGGTGTCACGGGGGGGGGTGCGGGCGGCGCGGGACCGTCCGCGGGGTACCGGGCCGGGGGTCCGCTACGGGGCCGCCGCGTCGTCCACGGTCCGCACGATCCACTCCATGAGCGGGACGTGGGCCGCCTCGGCCGCCTGCGTCCAGCGGCCCCTGCGCTCGGAGTCGAGGTTCAGGGTCACCTGGACCCGGGCCGCCGCCCCGCCGTCCACGGCGTGGTGGCCGCGCAGCTCCCGCCGCAGCCGCCGGGCGGACCACCGCTCGCGCTCGGCGCGCTCCAGCCACCGGTCCTGCTCGTCGGCGGGGAGGGCGGCGGTCTCGGCGTGGTGCTGGAGGCTGAGCGCGTCCCGGCGCCGGGCCACGGGGAACTTGCGGGCGACCCAGGCGTAGTTGCGCAGGGTCTGATAGCTGAGCGAGGTCCTCTTGATGACGACCTGATAGCGGTCGGGGTACTCCTCCTCGCCGAAGACGAGCCAGTCGGCGAGCCACCACACGGAGGACTCGGAGACCCTTTTGATCTGGCTTCCGAGCCGGCACCAGGAGTCGAACGGAAGGCCCGCGGGTATCCGCAGTTCGACCTGTCCGGCGTAGACGCCGTCGGTGATGCCGAGGCGGTTCTGCAGGGAGCGGGCCCCGCCCCGTTCGACCCCGTTCGGGCCGCCCGGCGGACCGTGGGGAGCGGCGCCGGTCCTGCGTGCCGACCGATACTGACCGTAACGTTCCATGAAGGCGTGGTCATCTCCTTGCGTCGCGGATGTCCCGATTTCCTGAAGGCTCTTGACGTTCCACTGGGAACGGTGCCGAGGGCCGGGAATTGGCGTACGCAAGCACCTGCGCGCCTGACGGGGTGACACCGTCGACTGCACAGCCCTGCCGTGATGCGTACTACAGTCGCGTTTTTCCTGTCAATCGGCCTGCCCGCGCCACGCGGTTGACCAGGGGTGACGCATCCGGCCCCGTGCGGGCCCGGCCTTCAGGGCCGGTCGGGCCGCGGTGCGGAACGCCGCGGCCGGAAGGTGACCGGCAGACTGCTGTAGCCGTGGAGGAAGGTGGAGTAGATCCGCCGCCCCTCCCCGGCCTGC
The nucleotide sequence above comes from Streptomyces clavuligerus. Encoded proteins:
- a CDS encoding cytochrome P450; amino-acid sequence: MSTPPAPGVSASTMPFPAPRGGCPFAPPPLYEAAREEEPLTRVTLFDGSEAWLATRHSAVRLVLSDPRFSADIHTPGFPLTSPRQRFMAQGEPSFVRMDAPEHTRQRRMLTSWFTARRVRAMRPAVQALVDERIDRIEPRGQADLFSEFALPVPSLVICDILGVPYEDHEFFEGTSRAMAQWNTTPEESSRCWNALHTYLSELAAAKRECPDERLVSHLAARDDLTLAQVASMCRLLLVAGHDTTASAIGLSVAALLANPEWAAALRDSPGHSPEAVDELLRLVSPLGHHGIGRAALADVEVDGRTVRAGEGVLVIPPTANRDGRAFDRVDAFLVAGERDQSTHHLSFGHGPHLCLGAPLARLEMEIALETLFRRLPGLRLARPLEELPFRGPGAIHGLDALPVRW
- a CDS encoding Rieske 2Fe-2S domain-containing protein, encoding MSGPGTGGGPRRSGGTPLLRWRLRPPAGPRPKEPYADGEPPLPYPAGWFLLVPSHDVRPGAVVTRRLMDEDVVVYRTRGGRARVIRPHCPHLGAHLGCGGRVDGESIVCPFHHFAFGGDGAVTRTGPGYAPGAVRDRLAVLPCHEVNGGIFTWAGGAPGQPPGWRLPELLDPSGPPLRFARTEVLSHPQELCENVADLGHLRALHGFSDAVPKGGPVIDGHRFRATVELTRTFPPFGRLRADLTFHLYGLSLLHATLRDARSGLVFDVLAASRPVAPWRVELLIGTRVAVDGGHRVWSRLPPPLLRPLTGAAGWVNLLTVVRDMSRDLPVWDAKRYVSPPRLVRGDGPVGVFRAWARQFYPDPPADGGTPAG
- a CDS encoding non-ribosomal peptide synthetase, which produces MEETERTVPTVPQLFEAVAGWAGDETAVVFRTAAVSYAELNTAANRLARCLVDRGVGPDMTVAVSVPRSIELPTVLLAVLKAGGAYLALDPDYPAERLSAMVADARPLLHLRTAELALPAPAAGVDGGADGADAAHAVDVLDVVIDDPVFRAECAARSGDDLTDAERRAPLLPAHLMYLVYTSGSTGRPKGVAVSHAGVSALVEGQHRHLAPGPGDRVLQWAATGFDASFWDLSLALFSGATLVLAPAADLLPGQPLRDTLARHRVTHATLPPVALSVTEPDGVLTGGAVVSTGDALSPALARAWSAGRRLFNGYGPTEVTVGISVGQVTGDEEIGVGRPLPGSSVQVLDSRLRPVDPGAEGELYLSGPGLARGYLNRAAETATRFVADPAGPPGSRMYRSGDRGRRRADGELFFTGRADHQVKVRGFRVELDEVEARLTAHPSVGLACALVEGDLATARVVAYVTLREGARPPGGTAVDSGAAAAELRRHAARTLPGHMVPSRVTVLDHFPTTPNGKIDRAALPTVRPGGPARPVPPGEPTGPGTAVEAELCALVARIVGADGVRPGDNFFDIGGHSVLATLLARQIRRAFDVTVPMRAIFEAGTLAELARTVALARASGA
- a CDS encoding LmbU family transcriptional regulator gives rise to the protein MERYGQYRSARRTGAAPHGPPGGPNGVERGGARSLQNRLGITDGVYAGQVELRIPAGLPFDSWCRLGSQIKRVSESSVWWLADWLVFGEEEYPDRYQVVIKRTSLSYQTLRNYAWVARKFPVARRRDALSLQHHAETAALPADEQDRWLERAERERWSARRLRRELRGHHAVDGGAAARVQVTLNLDSERRGRWTQAAEAAHVPLMEWIVRTVDDAAAP